From the Achromobacter xylosoxidans A8 genome, the window ACGGTGCCGGACACGGCACGATGCATGGCCGCGAGCGGCGCCTTGCCATCATCCAGCACACTGGCTTCGGGCCCCCTGGAGCCGAGCGCACTCGCCAGCCGCAGGCCCTGGTGCGCGCCGACCACGCCGTCCAGCGAACGCGCCATCTGGTCGGCCTGGCTGGCCAGCGCCTGCAAGCCCGCGGCTTCGCCTGCGGGGCCGGCGGTGGCGCCGGTCCCGGCGTAGGTGCTGAGCAGCACGCCCGCGCCGCCGCGCACGGCGCCGTAAGCGTCCGTGCGCAACTCGGCGCCCAGGCCGCGCAGGCCGCCACGGTAGTTGCCAGCCTGATGGATCAGGTGGCCCAGGTTCAGTTCACTGGCTTCCTGGCTGCTCTTGATCTGCAAACGCAGTTGTCCGTCGCTGTCGTCGAACACGATCTGGTTGTAGCCCGAGCCGCCGAACTCCTTGCTCTTGAAGCCGCTGAGCGCGGCGGCGTTGCGGTGGTTTTCGTCGCCGCCGGCCGCGCCATGCCAGGCGGGCGCGTTGCCTCCCGCCAGGTTCGCCTGGGCGCTGGGCGCGGTATCGCGCGCGGCGGCGTAGACCTGGGTGTCGGCCTGGCCGCCGTCGCGGCCGCCCGGCGTGGCGGGCGTGCCGCCCTCGCCGCGGCCGTTGTACAGCGCGCCCACGACGACGGGCTGATCCACGTCGTCGTCCAGGAAGCGCACCAGCACCTCCTGGCCGATGCGGGGCACGAAGCTCATGCCCATGCCTGCGCCCGATTGGCGCTGCGCCACGCGGGCCCAGCGGCTCTTGGCCAGCTCCTCCGCGCCGTCGGCCTGCCAATGGAAACGGATGCGCACGTCGCCGCGCTTGTTGCGCAGGATCTCGTCCTGCTCCCGCGGCTGCGCCGCGCCGTCCGCGTCCGTGACGATGGCTGTGTGCACACCATGGACCGAAGGCGCGCCGCTCAGGCGTGCGCCGCGCGCCTGCGGCAGGGCCGGCCGCCAGGGACGGTCGCAACGCACCGCCTGGAAGCGGTTGGCGTAGCCGACCTCGCGTGCTTTCGCCAGCACTTCAGCGTCGGGCCGCGCCGGATCGGCGCCCGCGCGCGCTGCGCCTGGCGCGTCGGGCGCCTCGGCATCCAGCGCCAGATGCGCGTCCAACCCGCCCAGACGCTGTGCCAGCGAGGCGCGGGTCTCGGGCGGCAGGTTGTTGATGCCGACGTGCTCGACCCGGTCCAGCACGAAGGCGGGTTCGAAGCCCTCTTCAGCGGCGGGACCCAGCGGAGACATGTTCTGCAAGGTGAAGCGCGTGCCAGAACGGAAGGTGCGCACGCCGCCCAGGCCGACAAAGGTCTCTGCAGCGGCCTGCACGGCTTCCATCGCCAAAGTCGCCTGGCGCCGCGCTTCGGCCTCATCGGCAAAGCTGCCGTGGCCGGCTACCTCGTACCATTCCAGGCCGGCGTCCTCGCCGCCATCGGTGGGACGCGCCAAGGCCTCGGCCGCCACCGCGCGCTTGCCGCCGCCGTGCCAGCCCAGGACAGTGACGCGATCCGGGCCGCGCCGCCACTGGCGCGCCAGGGCCTGCACGGTGTCGCGCGATTCGGTCGCGGCGGCGCGATGAAAGCGCACGCCGCCGCCCGCGGACTCGGCGTCCTCGGCCAAGCCACGGCTGTCGGCGAAGATCAGCGCCACATGCCGCGCGGGGACTTCGGGATCCTCGACCACCGTCCAGCCCAGTCCCGCTTCGGCCAGCAGGCGGCTGATGAAGGCGTAATCAGTTTCGCGGTACTGCGTGGTGTAGGGGCGCGGCGCCAGCCCTGCGAGCGCTTCGGACGCATCCGGCGCCACGCGATGCACATAGCCTTCGTACGCGCCCAGCACGTGGCCGATGATGTCCAGTATCGGGCGCGCTTCGAACACGCGGCTGTTGCGCTGCTGCGTGGCCAGCCACAGCCAGGGCGCGACCGTCAGGCGGTAACGCGCCAGGCCCGCGTCGCCCGACAGCAGTTCGGCTTCGCGGATCAGGCCGCTACGGCCCGTCCGGCTGCCGTCGGCGCGCGTGGTCCACAAGGTCACGGGGCGTCCGATCATGTCGCCCAAGTCCAGGCCGGCGTTGTCGGCCAGCGCGACCACGCGGGTCTGGGCGATGCCCGACAGGGCCTCGCGCGCGATCCAGCCCTCGACCTGCAGCGAGGCAAGCGCGCCCTCGCCTTCCAGGCTGTAGAGGCGGGCGTCGGAACTGAACAGGCCGGGCGTTGCAGTCGGATCCATTGCAGGAAAAAACCTTCTCTGAAGACTCAGGGTTCGACCTGGGCTTGCGGATTGGGGCATTCGGGCGCGGTGCCCCAATAGCCCGAACACACGCGCAAGCGGCATTGCTCGCTTTCCAGGAAGCCCAGCTTGCGGCATTGCTCCAGGCGCGCCGCCAGGGGCGAGCCCGGCAGTTCGCGGACAAAGACGCCGTCGTTCTTGTAGACCTTGGTGCCGGGCGGCGATGCGGGCGGCAAGCCGTAGGACATCAGTGCCGCCAGCAGCGCGGCGTCGGAATCGTTGCGCGGCGTCTTGGCGCGCTGCGGCGCGGCCTGGGACGGCGCCTTGGGCGAAGTTTGCGGCGTGTTCGTGCGCGCGCCGCCATTGGCGGCATGCTCCGCGCGTTGCACCGTTGGCCCAGCCGCCTTGGGTGCGGCGGCCTGCGCCTGCACCGCGGCGCGAGGCGGCGGCGCGGCGGTGACGGCCAGCGCCGACAAGGGATTCTCGGGCATGCGCTCCTCATCGGCAGTGGGACGTCCCAACTGCGCCAGGGGATGGTCTTCGATGACGGCCGCGGATGAAGGCTGCATGCCGGGATCGGCGGCGGCCACTCGGGCAGTCGGCGTGGGCGCAACGGCGGCGGGCGGCACCGATTGCGCGGCCGGCGGGGTGGATTCAGCGACCACAGGCAGCGGCGGCGTATCGAACACGCTGTACAGCACCGCGCCCGCGGCGCCTGTCAGCAACAACAGCAGCAAGGCCAGCGGCAAGCGGGAACGGCGCTTGGGCGCCAGGTGCTTGACCTCCGCATCCGGCGCGCGGCCCTCGAGCGCGGCGAGGATGCGCGAGGCCGCGCGTTCATCCGGTGACGGTGAGCGTCCTGCGAGCAAGCTGGGAACAG encodes:
- a CDS encoding type VI secretion system Vgr family protein, translating into MDPTATPGLFSSDARLYSLEGEGALASLQVEGWIAREALSGIAQTRVVALADNAGLDLGDMIGRPVTLWTTRADGSRTGRSGLIREAELLSGDAGLARYRLTVAPWLWLATQQRNSRVFEARPILDIIGHVLGAYEGYVHRVAPDASEALAGLAPRPYTTQYRETDYAFISRLLAEAGLGWTVVEDPEVPARHVALIFADSRGLAEDAESAGGGVRFHRAAATESRDTVQALARQWRRGPDRVTVLGWHGGGKRAVAAEALARPTDGGEDAGLEWYEVAGHGSFADEAEARRQATLAMEAVQAAAETFVGLGGVRTFRSGTRFTLQNMSPLGPAAEEGFEPAFVLDRVEHVGINNLPPETRASLAQRLGGLDAHLALDAEAPDAPGAARAGADPARPDAEVLAKAREVGYANRFQAVRCDRPWRPALPQARGARLSGAPSVHGVHTAIVTDADGAAQPREQDEILRNKRGDVRIRFHWQADGAEELAKSRWARVAQRQSGAGMGMSFVPRIGQEVLVRFLDDDVDQPVVVGALYNGRGEGGTPATPGGRDGGQADTQVYAAARDTAPSAQANLAGGNAPAWHGAAGGDENHRNAAALSGFKSKEFGGSGYNQIVFDDSDGQLRLQIKSSQEASELNLGHLIHQAGNYRGGLRGLGAELRTDAYGAVRGGAGVLLSTYAGTGATAGPAGEAAGLQALASQADQMARSLDGVVGAHQGLRLASALGSRGPEASVLDDGKAPLAAMHRAVSGTVAGDSLDGARGDASAKHTQAADGKVPHLTDPVVLMAARAGLAQVAGEHMQYAAGETVHWSAGKDQNLAVMGALRVHTGQGLGIVAGLQQGGADSGLDLISATGDVHVQAQHDILRVQAQKDITIGSAQTSVEYAAPKRIRIATAAGASIVLEGGNITVTAPGRIDVKTGNKQFAGPDQMSYALPVFVQSAPAPMKLALRLQDMPGAHGIAPEGETWRIVKVPAELNVVQQGGRINPQVFDSSEWSEVLGEGKTPASGELDLSEAQQYAVHSEVMANPGRVWLISGLTAQAMTPARWTTSSEQATSERILDALNFARKGSELDTAHADWLSEHALADGSAQGMETLKPKTKA